A part of Sebastes umbrosus isolate fSebUmb1 chromosome 21, fSebUmb1.pri, whole genome shotgun sequence genomic DNA contains:
- the zgc:112982 gene encoding BCLAF1 and THRAP3 family member 3 has translation MSRPRSGSPRYRRFPWDEPDFDPHKVVAELEGNPSDRSHRPREDPEEHWDYFREDVHPEAQRRSPPFPDDRQFGHQRHPNQEEFHRRRPSPRRDVMGFDDNRRLSPLRDGEGGGGGVGDRRRGGFRDIFQRFENRERERLLQSPPRLTRERLPPTPRSHSDHQQSEPGIGWRREEQGRGRGMFRDPSPNARLDDQRGAAGRERGRRNMQGPNRGRRREYSHQERNPPFKRQRRETDDDAHLGYRNEEDFGEQRYSVDTPRDRFGGDAQGSLPRGDIRHSGPLVIEHDHGNAESRQSSRWEKFGDRERDLDPDFERQRSPRPTGSSQERFRTSDSRLDDREDARGRQFQDNWRDSNYHETRRNPAPQDRPNPVRYGNRNGPVNHRGRGGSHPARGQFSRGQGGRTGPPRNQPRIQQPSQGYQDLPHEEQRPGNRPFREDSYEDPIEGESDWAEEDRLQQFEPRRSNSLDRHPQRNDLNPKMPRQRERGWSNQKNDNMTVVSEETLTIKVDMSRPVNKNSSLCYSSDRQLSLDLVNVGRQRLDFLPMLEHSGTYRESAMHTGTFAQEIITLVHQVKEQYFRDDGVTLNERFSAPQKGGYVEDETEELTLDERFSSNRGFSLNMNSELLDDDEPLFSRLGPLQPVRGPGDLRHDLERRRQERLEGVKVTIAGNSMSQRPLGPVSESGLEYSDQEEMSQMEDEGFSNWPEEQSRRREGNMGPRRGAPYASQRRNTRPVNRLGPIRRPNYRNNPAGPNW, from the exons ATGTCGAGACCACGGTCCGGATCACCACGTTACAG GAGGTTCCCATGGGATGAACCCGACTTTGATCCTCATAAAGTCGTTGCAGAACTGGAGGGGAATCCGTCGGACCGGAGCCACCGCCCTCGAGAAGATCCGGAGGAGCACTGGGACTACTTCAGGGAAGACGTGCACCCTGAAGCCCAGAGAAGATCCCCTCCTTTCCCAGATGACCGTCAGTTTGGGCATCAACGTCATCCAAACCAGGAGGAGTTTCACCGCCGGAGGCCATCGCCCCGTCGTGATGTGATGGGCTTTGATGATAACCGGAGGCTTTCCCCACTGCGtgatggagaaggaggaggaggaggagtaggagatAGACGCAGAGGAGGGTTTAGAGATATCTTCCAGCGTTTTGAAAACAGGGAGCGGGAGCGGTTGCTCCAGTCGCCTCCGAGGTTGACGAGGGAAAGATTGCCGCCGACACCAAGGTCTCACTCAGACCACCAACAGAGTGAGCCGGGGATcggctggaggagagaggagcagggcAGAGGTCGAGGGATGTTCAGGGACCCCAGTCCCAATGCGAGGTTGGATGACCAAAGAGGGGCAGCAGGTAgggaaagaggaagaaggaacATGCAAGGTCCTAATAGAGGCAGACGAAGAGAGTATTCACATCAAGAGAGGAACCCCCCCTTTAAAAGGCaaagaagagaaacggatgaCGACGCTCACCTTGG GTACAGGAATGAGGAGGACTTTGGGGAACAGCGTTACTCGGTGGACACACCCAGAGATAGGTTTGGAGGAGACGCTCAGGGGAGCCTCCCCCGTGGAGACATTCGGCACTCGGGACCACTCGTCATTGAACACGATCACGGCAACGCAGAAAGCAGACAATCGTCACGGTGGGAAAAATTTGGCGATCGCGAGAGAGATCTTGACCCCGACTTTGAGCGACAGAGGAGTCCCCGTCCAACGGGCTCCTCTCAGGAGCGTTTCAGGACGTCGGACAGCAGGTTGGATGATCGGGAAGACGCAAGGGGACGCCAATTTCAAGATAACTGGAGAGACTCCAACTATCACGAAACTAGGAGGAACCCTGCGCCACAAGATAGACCAAACCCCGTGAGATATGGTAATCGAAATGGTCCCGTGAACCACAGGGGGAGGGGCGGTTCTCACCCAGCGAGAGGGCAGTTCAGTCGGGGACAAGGTGGAAGGACTGGACCGCCCAGGAATCAACCACGCATACAGCAGCCCTCCCAAGGGTACCAAGATCTTCCTCATGAAGAGCAAAGACCGGGGAACCGGCCCTTCAGGGAAGATAGCTACGAGGACCCCATCGAAGGGGAGTCTGACTGGGCAGAAGAAGACAGACTTCAACAGTTTGAACCCCGCAGGTCTAATAGTCTGGACCGGCACCCACAGAGGAATGACCTGAACCCTAAAATGCCCCGTCAGAGGGAGCGAGGATGGAGCAATCAGAAGAACGACAACATGACCGTTGTATCGGAGGAAACGCTAACCATCAAAGTCGACATGAGCCGACCCGTAAACAAGAACAG ctcGCTGTGTTACTCCTCAGACAGGCAGCTCTCGTTAGACCTGGTCAACGTGGGCCGCCAGCGTCTGGACTTCCTGCCCATGCTGGAGCACTCCGGGACGTACCGGGAGAGCGCCATGCACACTGGGACGTTTGCCCAGGAGATCATCACACTGGTGCaccaggtcaaag AGCAGTATTTCCGAGATGACGGGGTCACCCTGAACGAGCGATTCTCGGCGCCACAAAAAGGCGGCTACGTTGAAGACGAGACGGAGGAGCTGACGTTGGACGAGAGGTTCAGTTCAAACCG AGGCTTCAGCTTAAATATGAACTCTGAGCTGCTTGACGACGACGAGCCTCTGTTCTCCAGACTGGGACCTTTGCag CCGGTTCGAGGCCCGGGGGACCTGAGGCACGacctggagaggaggagacaggagaggcTGGAGGGGGTGAAAGTCACGATAGCGGGGAACAGTATGTCACAGCGCCCCCTGGGTCCAGTCAG CGAGTCGGGTTTAGAGTACAGCGACCAGGAGGAGATGTCTCAGATGGAGGACGAAGGATTCTCCAACTGGCCGGAGGAGCAGAGCAGGAGACGAGAAGGCAACATG GGACCAAGGAGAGGAGCTCCGTACGCCTCCCAACGCAGGAACACTCGCCCCGTCAACCGGCTCGGACCAATTAGGCGACCAAACTACCGCAACAACCCTGCAG GTCCTAACTGGTGA
- the lipib gene encoding lipase member H, which translates to MSVLVVKLYLNASSFSRRMLPCRLLLGLLSLLCLGKGQEESGAGESCDNFTDLNLSHCFMGTSLYVRLLLYTRSNLDCGRELNHHRLSSQPLFNLLRPTAFVIHGYRPTGAPPIWIDHLVHLLTEQDDMNVIVVDWNKGAANLNYFTAVSYTREAAYNLTGFIMTMQEEGASLSSVHLIGVSLGAHLAGFVGANLKGKIGRITGLDPAGPMFTSSMPEERLDPSDAMFVDVLHTDMNSFGLRGAHGHIDFYANGGADQPGCPKTIFSGKSYFVCDHQRSVFLYLCSLNRTCSLTGYPCSSYGEFLEGRCLQCEAFKPASCPVLGYDVSQWRETLLRLGQTKVFFSTTATLPYRKLSYRVDMVTWNQYLRWGVVYIRLHNGRNFTEARIDQKLLRFEQYTSTRLLAQFDDDLQQVQKISMRINTGNVIGPRYKIRLLRIRITPLDRPERPLMCRFDIIMEENMEVAFRPLPCNSHL; encoded by the exons ATGAGTGTGTTAGTAGTGAAGCTTTACCTTAACGCATCTTCATTTTCAA GAAGGATGCTGCCCTGCAGACTCCTGCTGGGTCTCCTGAGTCTCCTCTGTCTCGGCAAAG GCCAGGAGGAGAGTGGGGCGGGCGAGTCCTGCGACAACTTCACCGACCTCAACCTGTCCCACTGCTTCATGGGAACCAGCCTGTACGTCCGGCTGCTGCTCTACACCCGCTCCAACCTCGACTGCGGCCGCGAGCTCAACCACCACCGCCTGTCCTCCCAGCCGCTCTTCAACCTGTTGCGCCCCACCGCCTTCGTCATCCACGGCTACCGGCCCACCGGAGCGCCCCCCATCTGGATAGACCACCTGGTCCACCTGCTGACCGAGCAGGACGACATGAACGTCATCGTGGTGGACTGGAACAAGGGGGCGGCCAACCTCAACTACTTCACCGCCGTCTCCTACACCAGGGAGGCGGCTTACAACCTGACCGGCTTCATCATGACCATGCAG gaggaAGGAGCCTCTCTGAGCTCAGTCCACCTCATCGGCGTCAGTCTGGGAGCTCACCTGGCTGGATTTGTGGGAGCAAACCTGAAGGGGAAGATCGGACGAATCACAG GTCTGGACCCAGCGGGGCCGATGTTCACCAGCTCCATGCCAGAGGAGAGGCTGGACCCCTCAGACGCCATGTTTGTGGACGTACTTCACACCGACATGAACT CATTTGGACTGAGAGGAGCTCACGGTCACATCGACTTCTATGCCAACGGTGGCGCCGACCAACCAGGGTGCCCCAAAACCATCTTCtcag GTAAATCTTATTTTGTGTGTGACCACCAGCGCTCGGTGTTTCTGTACCTGTGCTCTCTGAACCGGACCTGCAGCCTGACGGGTTACCCCTGCTCGTCCTACGGAGAGTTCCTGGAGGGCCGCTGTTTGCAGTGCGAGGCCTTTAAACCCGCATCCTGCCCCGTGCTCG GTTACGATGTCAGCCAGTGGAGGGAGACTCTGCTGCGACTGGGACAGACCAAAGTCTTCTTCAGCACCACGGCGACGCTGCCCTACAGGA AGCTGAGCTACAGAGTGGACATGGTCACCTGGAACCAGTACCTCCGCTGGGGGGTCGTCTACATCCGGCTGCACAACGGCAGAAACTTCACGGAGGCCCGAATAGACCA GAAGCTCCTCCGGTTCGAGCAGTACACCTCCACGCGGCTGCTGGCCCAGTTCGATGACGATCTGCAGCAGGTCCAGAAGATCTCGATGCGCATCAACACCGGCAACGTGATCGGCCCTCGTTACAAAATCAGACTGCTGCGAATACGCATCACGCCGCTGGATCGTCCCGAAAG GCCTTTGATGTGCCGCTTCGACATCATCATGGAGGAGAACATGGAGGTGGCGTTTCGACCTTTACCCTGCAACTCTCACCTCTGA